One stretch of Passer domesticus isolate bPasDom1 chromosome 2, bPasDom1.hap1, whole genome shotgun sequence DNA includes these proteins:
- the SLC15A1 gene encoding solute carrier family 15 member 1 isoform X3: MGHKAFFCVNSSPPTPVSKVLCFGFPLSIFFIVINEFCERFSYYGMKAVLTLYFSRFLHWEDNFATAIYHTFVALCYLTPILGAIIADSWLGKFRTILYLSIVYAIGQAVLSVGSINDLTDHNQDGFPDAIAVNIALSVVGLILIALGTGGIKPCVSAFGGDQFEDDQEKQRGTFFSLFYLSINAGSLLSTLITPTIRASQCGIHSKQECYPLAFGVPAILMAVALVVFVIGSKMYKKVKPQGNVMLEVFKCVRFAIRNKFRHRSRGHPKREHWLDWASEKYDKRLIAQIKMVLRVLFLYIPLPMFWAVFDQQGSRWTLQATAMNGDFGFQIQPDQMQIVNPILIVVMVPVVNSVVYPLIKKCKLNFTPLKKMTVGMFLGSMAFVAAALVQVQIDRSNPVFPAAGQAQIKLINLGAVPATVQFQPQLQTVNLTPKEETGYMTFETSKLQSLDIISANQNKTEHLELQEGQRYTLAFKWVPMDINYTWIEDNVTSKPTDGRSLVRFINNFSFTVNVTMDDMVFGELDPLSVTNYTVIPNPGWSYTIRASTPQYTCTVGSKEFGYGGVYTISLDDCVEKKLIITHFEDIAPNTVHMAWQIPQYFLLTCAEVLFSVTGLEFSYSQAPSNMKSVLQAGWLLTVAVGNIIVLIVAGVSAIQQQWAEYVLFAALLLVVCIIFAIMASFYTYIDPNEIEAQFSKEEKEEDKKDQDSNEKKTETDSRL; the protein is encoded by the exons ATGGGGCATAAGGCATTCTTCTGTGTGAATTCCAGCCCACCAACACCTGTGTCCAAG GTGCTCTGCTTTGGCTTCCCTTTGAGCATTTTCTTCATCGTCATCAATGAGTTCTGCGAGCGGTTCTCCTACTATGGCATGAAAG CTGTGCTCACTTTGTATTTCTCACGTTTCCTACACTGGGAAGACAACTTTGCCACTGCCATCTACCATACATTTGTTGCTCTGTGTTACTTGACGCCAATCCTTGGAGCAATCATTGCGGACTCTTGGCTGGGAAAGTTTAG GACCATTCTCTACCTGTCCATTGTTTATGCAATTGGGCAGGCAGTGCTGTCTGTGGGCTCCATAAATGACCTGACGGATCACAACCAAGATGGCTTTCCCGATGCTATCGCAGTGAACAT TGCTTTGTCCGTTGTTGGCTTGATCCTTATTGCCTTGGGTACTGGTGGGATCAAACCATGTGTGTCAGCATTTGGTGGAGATCAGTTTGAAGATGATCAG gaaaagcaaagaggtaccttcttctctctcttttatttGTCCATTAATGCTGGAAGTCTCTTATCTACTTTAATCACTCCAACTATCAGAG cttcacAGTGTGGCATTCATAGCAAACAGGAATGTTACCCGCTCGCTTTTGGAGTTCCTGCTATCCTCATGGCTGTTGCCTTGG TTGTGTTCGTAATTGGAAGCAAAATGTACAAGAAAGTTAAACCACAAGGAAACGTAATGCTTGAAGTTTTCAAATGTGTTAGA TTTGCCATCAGAAACAAGTTTCGTCATCGAAGCAGGGGACACCCCAAGAGAGAGCACTGGCTGGACTGGGCAAGTGAGAAGTATGAT aaacGACTGATTGCTCAGATAAAGATGGTGTTGAGGGTGCTTTTCCTTTACATCCCTCTCCCCATGTTCTGGGCAGTTTTTGACCAGCAG GGGTCAAGATGGACACTGCAAGCCACAGCAATGAATGGGGATTTT GGTTTTCAAATTCAACCAGACCAAATGCAG ATTGTGAATCCAATCCTGATTGTTGTAATGGTCCCAGTTGTAAATTCTGTGGTTTATCCTTTAATCAAGAAATGCAAGCTGAATTTTAC GCCCCTGAAGAAGATGACTGTGGGGATGTTCCTTGGCTCTATGGCTTTTGTTGCTGCTGCCCTTGTGCAAGTGCAAATAGAT AGGAGCAATCCAGttttccctgcagctgggcaagctcaaattaaattaataaatctGGGTGCTGTTCCTGCAACAGTTCAATTCCAGCCTCAACTTCAGACTGTGAATCTAACACCTAAGGAAGAG ACTGGCTACATGACATTTGAGACTTCTAAGCTGCAATCATTAGAcataatttctgcaaatcaaaataaaactgagcatttggagctgcaggagggacagCGCTACACTTTGGCATTTAAATGGGTTCCAATGGACATCAATTATACTTGG ATAGAGGACAATGTCACATCAAAACCAACAGATGGAAGAAGTCTTGTCAG GTTCATAAACAATTTCAGTTTTACTGTCAATGTTACTATGGATGACATGGTTTTTGGAGAACTGGATCCTCTTTCTGTCACTAATTACACCGTCATTCCAAATCCAGGCTG gtcATATACAATTAGGGCTTCAACGCCTCAATACACTTGTACAGTTGGTTCAAAGGAATTTGGATATGGTGGTGTCTATACCATTTCACTTGATGAT TGTGTTGAAAAGAAACTTATCATTACACACTTTGAAGATATTGCACCAAATACAGTCCATATGGCTTGGCAGATCCCTCAGTATTTTCTTCTTACATGTGCAGAAGTGCTGTTCTCTGTCACTGGGCTGGAGTTTTCATACTCACAG GCCCCGTCTAACATGaagtcagtgctgcaggcaggatGGCTGCTGACTGTGGCTGTTGGTAACATAATTGTCCTTATTGTGGCTGGGGTATCTGCAATCCAACAGCAG tGGGCAGAGTATGTGCTGTTTGCTGCCCTGCTGTTGGTAGTTTGCATCATTTTTGCTATCATGGCTTCTTTTTATACCTATATTGATCCCAATGAGATTGAAGCTCAGTTcagcaaggaagaaaaggaagaagacaAGAAGGATCAAGACAGCAatgaaaagaaaactgaaactgATTCTCGACTGTAA
- the SLC15A1 gene encoding solute carrier family 15 member 1 isoform X1, giving the protein MSRQDMSMVLPGIVLAWADNKKNGDSTLERKKWDAAVSAHLISGGKTTGKSVLCFGFPLSIFFIVINEFCERFSYYGMKAVLTLYFSRFLHWEDNFATAIYHTFVALCYLTPILGAIIADSWLGKFRTILYLSIVYAIGQAVLSVGSINDLTDHNQDGFPDAIAVNIALSVVGLILIALGTGGIKPCVSAFGGDQFEDDQEKQRGTFFSLFYLSINAGSLLSTLITPTIRASQCGIHSKQECYPLAFGVPAILMAVALVVFVIGSKMYKKVKPQGNVMLEVFKCVRFAIRNKFRHRSRGHPKREHWLDWASEKYDKRLIAQIKMVLRVLFLYIPLPMFWAVFDQQGSRWTLQATAMNGDFGFQIQPDQMQIVNPILIVVMVPVVNSVVYPLIKKCKLNFTPLKKMTVGMFLGSMAFVAAALVQVQIDRSNPVFPAAGQAQIKLINLGAVPATVQFQPQLQTVNLTPKEETGYMTFETSKLQSLDIISANQNKTEHLELQEGQRYTLAFKWVPMDINYTWIEDNVTSKPTDGRSLVRFINNFSFTVNVTMDDMVFGELDPLSVTNYTVIPNPGWSYTIRASTPQYTCTVGSKEFGYGGVYTISLDDCVEKKLIITHFEDIAPNTVHMAWQIPQYFLLTCAEVLFSVTGLEFSYSQAPSNMKSVLQAGWLLTVAVGNIIVLIVAGVSAIQQQWAEYVLFAALLLVVCIIFAIMASFYTYIDPNEIEAQFSKEEKEEDKKDQDSNEKKTETDSRL; this is encoded by the exons ATGAGCAGGCAGGACATGTCAATGGTGCTGCCAGGGATCGTGCTGGCTTGGGCAGACAACAAGAAGAATGGAGATAGTACtctggagagaaagaaatgggatgcagctgtgtctgccCATTTAATATCAG GTGGTAAAACTACTGGCAAGTCG GTGCTCTGCTTTGGCTTCCCTTTGAGCATTTTCTTCATCGTCATCAATGAGTTCTGCGAGCGGTTCTCCTACTATGGCATGAAAG CTGTGCTCACTTTGTATTTCTCACGTTTCCTACACTGGGAAGACAACTTTGCCACTGCCATCTACCATACATTTGTTGCTCTGTGTTACTTGACGCCAATCCTTGGAGCAATCATTGCGGACTCTTGGCTGGGAAAGTTTAG GACCATTCTCTACCTGTCCATTGTTTATGCAATTGGGCAGGCAGTGCTGTCTGTGGGCTCCATAAATGACCTGACGGATCACAACCAAGATGGCTTTCCCGATGCTATCGCAGTGAACAT TGCTTTGTCCGTTGTTGGCTTGATCCTTATTGCCTTGGGTACTGGTGGGATCAAACCATGTGTGTCAGCATTTGGTGGAGATCAGTTTGAAGATGATCAG gaaaagcaaagaggtaccttcttctctctcttttatttGTCCATTAATGCTGGAAGTCTCTTATCTACTTTAATCACTCCAACTATCAGAG cttcacAGTGTGGCATTCATAGCAAACAGGAATGTTACCCGCTCGCTTTTGGAGTTCCTGCTATCCTCATGGCTGTTGCCTTGG TTGTGTTCGTAATTGGAAGCAAAATGTACAAGAAAGTTAAACCACAAGGAAACGTAATGCTTGAAGTTTTCAAATGTGTTAGA TTTGCCATCAGAAACAAGTTTCGTCATCGAAGCAGGGGACACCCCAAGAGAGAGCACTGGCTGGACTGGGCAAGTGAGAAGTATGAT aaacGACTGATTGCTCAGATAAAGATGGTGTTGAGGGTGCTTTTCCTTTACATCCCTCTCCCCATGTTCTGGGCAGTTTTTGACCAGCAG GGGTCAAGATGGACACTGCAAGCCACAGCAATGAATGGGGATTTT GGTTTTCAAATTCAACCAGACCAAATGCAG ATTGTGAATCCAATCCTGATTGTTGTAATGGTCCCAGTTGTAAATTCTGTGGTTTATCCTTTAATCAAGAAATGCAAGCTGAATTTTAC GCCCCTGAAGAAGATGACTGTGGGGATGTTCCTTGGCTCTATGGCTTTTGTTGCTGCTGCCCTTGTGCAAGTGCAAATAGAT AGGAGCAATCCAGttttccctgcagctgggcaagctcaaattaaattaataaatctGGGTGCTGTTCCTGCAACAGTTCAATTCCAGCCTCAACTTCAGACTGTGAATCTAACACCTAAGGAAGAG ACTGGCTACATGACATTTGAGACTTCTAAGCTGCAATCATTAGAcataatttctgcaaatcaaaataaaactgagcatttggagctgcaggagggacagCGCTACACTTTGGCATTTAAATGGGTTCCAATGGACATCAATTATACTTGG ATAGAGGACAATGTCACATCAAAACCAACAGATGGAAGAAGTCTTGTCAG GTTCATAAACAATTTCAGTTTTACTGTCAATGTTACTATGGATGACATGGTTTTTGGAGAACTGGATCCTCTTTCTGTCACTAATTACACCGTCATTCCAAATCCAGGCTG gtcATATACAATTAGGGCTTCAACGCCTCAATACACTTGTACAGTTGGTTCAAAGGAATTTGGATATGGTGGTGTCTATACCATTTCACTTGATGAT TGTGTTGAAAAGAAACTTATCATTACACACTTTGAAGATATTGCACCAAATACAGTCCATATGGCTTGGCAGATCCCTCAGTATTTTCTTCTTACATGTGCAGAAGTGCTGTTCTCTGTCACTGGGCTGGAGTTTTCATACTCACAG GCCCCGTCTAACATGaagtcagtgctgcaggcaggatGGCTGCTGACTGTGGCTGTTGGTAACATAATTGTCCTTATTGTGGCTGGGGTATCTGCAATCCAACAGCAG tGGGCAGAGTATGTGCTGTTTGCTGCCCTGCTGTTGGTAGTTTGCATCATTTTTGCTATCATGGCTTCTTTTTATACCTATATTGATCCCAATGAGATTGAAGCTCAGTTcagcaaggaagaaaaggaagaagacaAGAAGGATCAAGACAGCAatgaaaagaaaactgaaactgATTCTCGACTGTAA
- the SLC15A1 gene encoding solute carrier family 15 member 1 isoform X5: MAGGRVIKGGKTTGKSVLCFGFPLSIFFIVINEFCERFSYYGMKAVLTLYFSRFLHWEDNFATAIYHTFVALCYLTPILGAIIADSWLGKFRTILYLSIVYAIGQAVLSVGSINDLTDHNQDGFPDAIAVNIALSVVGLILIALGTGGIKPCVSAFGGDQFEDDQEKQRGTFFSLFYLSINAGSLLSTLITPTIRASQCGIHSKQECYPLAFGVPAILMAVALVVFVIGSKMYKKVKPQGNVMLEVFKCVRFAIRNKFRHRSRGHPKREHWLDWASEKYDKRLIAQIKMVLRVLFLYIPLPMFWAVFDQQGSRWTLQATAMNGDFGFQIQPDQMQIVNPILIVVMVPVVNSVVYPLIKKCKLNFTPLKKMTVGMFLGSMAFVAAALVQVQIDRSNPVFPAAGQAQIKLINLGAVPATVQFQPQLQTVNLTPKEETGYMTFETSKLQSLDIISANQNKTEHLELQEGQRYTLAFKWVPMDINYTWIEDNVTSKPTDGRSLVRFINNFSFTVNVTMDDMVFGELDPLSVTNYTVIPNPGWSYTIRASTPQYTCTVGSKEFGYGGVYTISLDDCVEKKLIITHFEDIAPNTVHMAWQIPQYFLLTCAEVLFSVTGLEFSYSQAPSNMKSVLQAGWLLTVAVGNIIVLIVAGVSAIQQQWAEYVLFAALLLVVCIIFAIMASFYTYIDPNEIEAQFSKEEKEEDKKDQDSNEKKTETDSRL, encoded by the exons ATGGCTGGTGGAAGAGTCATTAAGG GTGGTAAAACTACTGGCAAGTCG GTGCTCTGCTTTGGCTTCCCTTTGAGCATTTTCTTCATCGTCATCAATGAGTTCTGCGAGCGGTTCTCCTACTATGGCATGAAAG CTGTGCTCACTTTGTATTTCTCACGTTTCCTACACTGGGAAGACAACTTTGCCACTGCCATCTACCATACATTTGTTGCTCTGTGTTACTTGACGCCAATCCTTGGAGCAATCATTGCGGACTCTTGGCTGGGAAAGTTTAG GACCATTCTCTACCTGTCCATTGTTTATGCAATTGGGCAGGCAGTGCTGTCTGTGGGCTCCATAAATGACCTGACGGATCACAACCAAGATGGCTTTCCCGATGCTATCGCAGTGAACAT TGCTTTGTCCGTTGTTGGCTTGATCCTTATTGCCTTGGGTACTGGTGGGATCAAACCATGTGTGTCAGCATTTGGTGGAGATCAGTTTGAAGATGATCAG gaaaagcaaagaggtaccttcttctctctcttttatttGTCCATTAATGCTGGAAGTCTCTTATCTACTTTAATCACTCCAACTATCAGAG cttcacAGTGTGGCATTCATAGCAAACAGGAATGTTACCCGCTCGCTTTTGGAGTTCCTGCTATCCTCATGGCTGTTGCCTTGG TTGTGTTCGTAATTGGAAGCAAAATGTACAAGAAAGTTAAACCACAAGGAAACGTAATGCTTGAAGTTTTCAAATGTGTTAGA TTTGCCATCAGAAACAAGTTTCGTCATCGAAGCAGGGGACACCCCAAGAGAGAGCACTGGCTGGACTGGGCAAGTGAGAAGTATGAT aaacGACTGATTGCTCAGATAAAGATGGTGTTGAGGGTGCTTTTCCTTTACATCCCTCTCCCCATGTTCTGGGCAGTTTTTGACCAGCAG GGGTCAAGATGGACACTGCAAGCCACAGCAATGAATGGGGATTTT GGTTTTCAAATTCAACCAGACCAAATGCAG ATTGTGAATCCAATCCTGATTGTTGTAATGGTCCCAGTTGTAAATTCTGTGGTTTATCCTTTAATCAAGAAATGCAAGCTGAATTTTAC GCCCCTGAAGAAGATGACTGTGGGGATGTTCCTTGGCTCTATGGCTTTTGTTGCTGCTGCCCTTGTGCAAGTGCAAATAGAT AGGAGCAATCCAGttttccctgcagctgggcaagctcaaattaaattaataaatctGGGTGCTGTTCCTGCAACAGTTCAATTCCAGCCTCAACTTCAGACTGTGAATCTAACACCTAAGGAAGAG ACTGGCTACATGACATTTGAGACTTCTAAGCTGCAATCATTAGAcataatttctgcaaatcaaaataaaactgagcatttggagctgcaggagggacagCGCTACACTTTGGCATTTAAATGGGTTCCAATGGACATCAATTATACTTGG ATAGAGGACAATGTCACATCAAAACCAACAGATGGAAGAAGTCTTGTCAG GTTCATAAACAATTTCAGTTTTACTGTCAATGTTACTATGGATGACATGGTTTTTGGAGAACTGGATCCTCTTTCTGTCACTAATTACACCGTCATTCCAAATCCAGGCTG gtcATATACAATTAGGGCTTCAACGCCTCAATACACTTGTACAGTTGGTTCAAAGGAATTTGGATATGGTGGTGTCTATACCATTTCACTTGATGAT TGTGTTGAAAAGAAACTTATCATTACACACTTTGAAGATATTGCACCAAATACAGTCCATATGGCTTGGCAGATCCCTCAGTATTTTCTTCTTACATGTGCAGAAGTGCTGTTCTCTGTCACTGGGCTGGAGTTTTCATACTCACAG GCCCCGTCTAACATGaagtcagtgctgcaggcaggatGGCTGCTGACTGTGGCTGTTGGTAACATAATTGTCCTTATTGTGGCTGGGGTATCTGCAATCCAACAGCAG tGGGCAGAGTATGTGCTGTTTGCTGCCCTGCTGTTGGTAGTTTGCATCATTTTTGCTATCATGGCTTCTTTTTATACCTATATTGATCCCAATGAGATTGAAGCTCAGTTcagcaaggaagaaaaggaagaagacaAGAAGGATCAAGACAGCAatgaaaagaaaactgaaactgATTCTCGACTGTAA
- the SLC15A1 gene encoding solute carrier family 15 member 1 isoform X2: MEYFKPQADTSISWYQVNHKGKGGKTTGKSVLCFGFPLSIFFIVINEFCERFSYYGMKAVLTLYFSRFLHWEDNFATAIYHTFVALCYLTPILGAIIADSWLGKFRTILYLSIVYAIGQAVLSVGSINDLTDHNQDGFPDAIAVNIALSVVGLILIALGTGGIKPCVSAFGGDQFEDDQEKQRGTFFSLFYLSINAGSLLSTLITPTIRASQCGIHSKQECYPLAFGVPAILMAVALVVFVIGSKMYKKVKPQGNVMLEVFKCVRFAIRNKFRHRSRGHPKREHWLDWASEKYDKRLIAQIKMVLRVLFLYIPLPMFWAVFDQQGSRWTLQATAMNGDFGFQIQPDQMQIVNPILIVVMVPVVNSVVYPLIKKCKLNFTPLKKMTVGMFLGSMAFVAAALVQVQIDRSNPVFPAAGQAQIKLINLGAVPATVQFQPQLQTVNLTPKEETGYMTFETSKLQSLDIISANQNKTEHLELQEGQRYTLAFKWVPMDINYTWIEDNVTSKPTDGRSLVRFINNFSFTVNVTMDDMVFGELDPLSVTNYTVIPNPGWSYTIRASTPQYTCTVGSKEFGYGGVYTISLDDCVEKKLIITHFEDIAPNTVHMAWQIPQYFLLTCAEVLFSVTGLEFSYSQAPSNMKSVLQAGWLLTVAVGNIIVLIVAGVSAIQQQWAEYVLFAALLLVVCIIFAIMASFYTYIDPNEIEAQFSKEEKEEDKKDQDSNEKKTETDSRL, translated from the exons ATGGAGTATTTCAAGCCCCAGGCAGATACCAGCATCAGCTGGTACCAAGTGAACCATAAAGGAAAAG GTGGTAAAACTACTGGCAAGTCG GTGCTCTGCTTTGGCTTCCCTTTGAGCATTTTCTTCATCGTCATCAATGAGTTCTGCGAGCGGTTCTCCTACTATGGCATGAAAG CTGTGCTCACTTTGTATTTCTCACGTTTCCTACACTGGGAAGACAACTTTGCCACTGCCATCTACCATACATTTGTTGCTCTGTGTTACTTGACGCCAATCCTTGGAGCAATCATTGCGGACTCTTGGCTGGGAAAGTTTAG GACCATTCTCTACCTGTCCATTGTTTATGCAATTGGGCAGGCAGTGCTGTCTGTGGGCTCCATAAATGACCTGACGGATCACAACCAAGATGGCTTTCCCGATGCTATCGCAGTGAACAT TGCTTTGTCCGTTGTTGGCTTGATCCTTATTGCCTTGGGTACTGGTGGGATCAAACCATGTGTGTCAGCATTTGGTGGAGATCAGTTTGAAGATGATCAG gaaaagcaaagaggtaccttcttctctctcttttatttGTCCATTAATGCTGGAAGTCTCTTATCTACTTTAATCACTCCAACTATCAGAG cttcacAGTGTGGCATTCATAGCAAACAGGAATGTTACCCGCTCGCTTTTGGAGTTCCTGCTATCCTCATGGCTGTTGCCTTGG TTGTGTTCGTAATTGGAAGCAAAATGTACAAGAAAGTTAAACCACAAGGAAACGTAATGCTTGAAGTTTTCAAATGTGTTAGA TTTGCCATCAGAAACAAGTTTCGTCATCGAAGCAGGGGACACCCCAAGAGAGAGCACTGGCTGGACTGGGCAAGTGAGAAGTATGAT aaacGACTGATTGCTCAGATAAAGATGGTGTTGAGGGTGCTTTTCCTTTACATCCCTCTCCCCATGTTCTGGGCAGTTTTTGACCAGCAG GGGTCAAGATGGACACTGCAAGCCACAGCAATGAATGGGGATTTT GGTTTTCAAATTCAACCAGACCAAATGCAG ATTGTGAATCCAATCCTGATTGTTGTAATGGTCCCAGTTGTAAATTCTGTGGTTTATCCTTTAATCAAGAAATGCAAGCTGAATTTTAC GCCCCTGAAGAAGATGACTGTGGGGATGTTCCTTGGCTCTATGGCTTTTGTTGCTGCTGCCCTTGTGCAAGTGCAAATAGAT AGGAGCAATCCAGttttccctgcagctgggcaagctcaaattaaattaataaatctGGGTGCTGTTCCTGCAACAGTTCAATTCCAGCCTCAACTTCAGACTGTGAATCTAACACCTAAGGAAGAG ACTGGCTACATGACATTTGAGACTTCTAAGCTGCAATCATTAGAcataatttctgcaaatcaaaataaaactgagcatttggagctgcaggagggacagCGCTACACTTTGGCATTTAAATGGGTTCCAATGGACATCAATTATACTTGG ATAGAGGACAATGTCACATCAAAACCAACAGATGGAAGAAGTCTTGTCAG GTTCATAAACAATTTCAGTTTTACTGTCAATGTTACTATGGATGACATGGTTTTTGGAGAACTGGATCCTCTTTCTGTCACTAATTACACCGTCATTCCAAATCCAGGCTG gtcATATACAATTAGGGCTTCAACGCCTCAATACACTTGTACAGTTGGTTCAAAGGAATTTGGATATGGTGGTGTCTATACCATTTCACTTGATGAT TGTGTTGAAAAGAAACTTATCATTACACACTTTGAAGATATTGCACCAAATACAGTCCATATGGCTTGGCAGATCCCTCAGTATTTTCTTCTTACATGTGCAGAAGTGCTGTTCTCTGTCACTGGGCTGGAGTTTTCATACTCACAG GCCCCGTCTAACATGaagtcagtgctgcaggcaggatGGCTGCTGACTGTGGCTGTTGGTAACATAATTGTCCTTATTGTGGCTGGGGTATCTGCAATCCAACAGCAG tGGGCAGAGTATGTGCTGTTTGCTGCCCTGCTGTTGGTAGTTTGCATCATTTTTGCTATCATGGCTTCTTTTTATACCTATATTGATCCCAATGAGATTGAAGCTCAGTTcagcaaggaagaaaaggaagaagacaAGAAGGATCAAGACAGCAatgaaaagaaaactgaaactgATTCTCGACTGTAA
- the SLC15A1 gene encoding solute carrier family 15 member 1 isoform X6 translates to MGGKTTGKSVLCFGFPLSIFFIVINEFCERFSYYGMKAVLTLYFSRFLHWEDNFATAIYHTFVALCYLTPILGAIIADSWLGKFRTILYLSIVYAIGQAVLSVGSINDLTDHNQDGFPDAIAVNIALSVVGLILIALGTGGIKPCVSAFGGDQFEDDQEKQRGTFFSLFYLSINAGSLLSTLITPTIRASQCGIHSKQECYPLAFGVPAILMAVALVVFVIGSKMYKKVKPQGNVMLEVFKCVRFAIRNKFRHRSRGHPKREHWLDWASEKYDKRLIAQIKMVLRVLFLYIPLPMFWAVFDQQGSRWTLQATAMNGDFGFQIQPDQMQIVNPILIVVMVPVVNSVVYPLIKKCKLNFTPLKKMTVGMFLGSMAFVAAALVQVQIDRSNPVFPAAGQAQIKLINLGAVPATVQFQPQLQTVNLTPKEETGYMTFETSKLQSLDIISANQNKTEHLELQEGQRYTLAFKWVPMDINYTWIEDNVTSKPTDGRSLVRFINNFSFTVNVTMDDMVFGELDPLSVTNYTVIPNPGWSYTIRASTPQYTCTVGSKEFGYGGVYTISLDDCVEKKLIITHFEDIAPNTVHMAWQIPQYFLLTCAEVLFSVTGLEFSYSQAPSNMKSVLQAGWLLTVAVGNIIVLIVAGVSAIQQQWAEYVLFAALLLVVCIIFAIMASFYTYIDPNEIEAQFSKEEKEEDKKDQDSNEKKTETDSRL, encoded by the exons ATGG GTGGTAAAACTACTGGCAAGTCG GTGCTCTGCTTTGGCTTCCCTTTGAGCATTTTCTTCATCGTCATCAATGAGTTCTGCGAGCGGTTCTCCTACTATGGCATGAAAG CTGTGCTCACTTTGTATTTCTCACGTTTCCTACACTGGGAAGACAACTTTGCCACTGCCATCTACCATACATTTGTTGCTCTGTGTTACTTGACGCCAATCCTTGGAGCAATCATTGCGGACTCTTGGCTGGGAAAGTTTAG GACCATTCTCTACCTGTCCATTGTTTATGCAATTGGGCAGGCAGTGCTGTCTGTGGGCTCCATAAATGACCTGACGGATCACAACCAAGATGGCTTTCCCGATGCTATCGCAGTGAACAT TGCTTTGTCCGTTGTTGGCTTGATCCTTATTGCCTTGGGTACTGGTGGGATCAAACCATGTGTGTCAGCATTTGGTGGAGATCAGTTTGAAGATGATCAG gaaaagcaaagaggtaccttcttctctctcttttatttGTCCATTAATGCTGGAAGTCTCTTATCTACTTTAATCACTCCAACTATCAGAG cttcacAGTGTGGCATTCATAGCAAACAGGAATGTTACCCGCTCGCTTTTGGAGTTCCTGCTATCCTCATGGCTGTTGCCTTGG TTGTGTTCGTAATTGGAAGCAAAATGTACAAGAAAGTTAAACCACAAGGAAACGTAATGCTTGAAGTTTTCAAATGTGTTAGA TTTGCCATCAGAAACAAGTTTCGTCATCGAAGCAGGGGACACCCCAAGAGAGAGCACTGGCTGGACTGGGCAAGTGAGAAGTATGAT aaacGACTGATTGCTCAGATAAAGATGGTGTTGAGGGTGCTTTTCCTTTACATCCCTCTCCCCATGTTCTGGGCAGTTTTTGACCAGCAG GGGTCAAGATGGACACTGCAAGCCACAGCAATGAATGGGGATTTT GGTTTTCAAATTCAACCAGACCAAATGCAG ATTGTGAATCCAATCCTGATTGTTGTAATGGTCCCAGTTGTAAATTCTGTGGTTTATCCTTTAATCAAGAAATGCAAGCTGAATTTTAC GCCCCTGAAGAAGATGACTGTGGGGATGTTCCTTGGCTCTATGGCTTTTGTTGCTGCTGCCCTTGTGCAAGTGCAAATAGAT AGGAGCAATCCAGttttccctgcagctgggcaagctcaaattaaattaataaatctGGGTGCTGTTCCTGCAACAGTTCAATTCCAGCCTCAACTTCAGACTGTGAATCTAACACCTAAGGAAGAG ACTGGCTACATGACATTTGAGACTTCTAAGCTGCAATCATTAGAcataatttctgcaaatcaaaataaaactgagcatttggagctgcaggagggacagCGCTACACTTTGGCATTTAAATGGGTTCCAATGGACATCAATTATACTTGG ATAGAGGACAATGTCACATCAAAACCAACAGATGGAAGAAGTCTTGTCAG GTTCATAAACAATTTCAGTTTTACTGTCAATGTTACTATGGATGACATGGTTTTTGGAGAACTGGATCCTCTTTCTGTCACTAATTACACCGTCATTCCAAATCCAGGCTG gtcATATACAATTAGGGCTTCAACGCCTCAATACACTTGTACAGTTGGTTCAAAGGAATTTGGATATGGTGGTGTCTATACCATTTCACTTGATGAT TGTGTTGAAAAGAAACTTATCATTACACACTTTGAAGATATTGCACCAAATACAGTCCATATGGCTTGGCAGATCCCTCAGTATTTTCTTCTTACATGTGCAGAAGTGCTGTTCTCTGTCACTGGGCTGGAGTTTTCATACTCACAG GCCCCGTCTAACATGaagtcagtgctgcaggcaggatGGCTGCTGACTGTGGCTGTTGGTAACATAATTGTCCTTATTGTGGCTGGGGTATCTGCAATCCAACAGCAG tGGGCAGAGTATGTGCTGTTTGCTGCCCTGCTGTTGGTAGTTTGCATCATTTTTGCTATCATGGCTTCTTTTTATACCTATATTGATCCCAATGAGATTGAAGCTCAGTTcagcaaggaagaaaaggaagaagacaAGAAGGATCAAGACAGCAatgaaaagaaaactgaaactgATTCTCGACTGTAA